Proteins from one Ahaetulla prasina isolate Xishuangbanna chromosome 2, ASM2864084v1, whole genome shotgun sequence genomic window:
- the LOC131191486 gene encoding zinc finger protein 726-like gives CGKTFAQRSYFHKRIHTGEKPYKCMECGKTFAQRSNLIRHKRIHIGQKPYKCMDCMECGKTFAQSNAIHEIHTGKKPFKCMECGKTFAQRHIRHKRIHTGEKPYKCMECGKAFAQRGHLISHKRIHTREKSYKCMECGKTFAQRGHLIRHKRIHTGEKNHKCMECGKVFARNSGLRIHKRIHTGEKLYKCMECGKTFTHSSGLSNHNKLHTREKSYKCMECGETFAQRGHLIRHKVIHTGEKPFKCMECGKTFAQRSNLTSHKRIHTGEKPYKCMECGNTFAKRGHLISHKRIHTGEKPYKCMECGKTFVRRGHLIKDHTGEAI, from the exons tgtggaaagacctttgctcagaggTCATAtttccataagaggatccacacaggggagaagccatataaatgcatggaatgtggaaagacctttgctcaaagaagtaatcttattcgccataagaggatccacatagggcagaagccgtataaatgcatgga ctgcatggagtgtggaaagacctttgctcaaagtaaTGCTATCCATGAGATCCACACAGggaaaaaaccatttaaatgcatggagtgtggaaagacctttgctcaaagacatattcgccataagaggatccacacaggggagaagccatataaatgcatggagtgtggaaaggcctttgctcaaagaggtcatcttatttcccataagagaaTCCACACAAGGGAGAAAT cctataaatgcatggagtgtggaaagacctttgctcaaagaggtcatcttattcgccataagaggatccacacaggggaaaa AAaccataaatgcatggagtgcggaAAGGTCTTTGCTCGTAACAGTGGCCTAAGAatacataaaaggatccacacaggggagaagctgtataaatgcatggagtgtgggaaaacgTTTACGCATAGCAGTGGACTCAGTAATCACAATAAGCTACACACAAGAGAAAagtcctataaatgcatggagtgtggagagacctttgctcaaagaggtcatcttattcgccataaggtgatccacacaggggagaagccatttaaatgcatggagtgtggaaagacctttgctcaaagaagtaatcttacttcccataagaggatccacacaggggagaagccgtataaatgcatggagtgtggaaacacCTTTGCtaaaagaggtcatcttatttcccataagaggatccacacaggggaaaagccatataaatgcatggagtgtggaaagacctttgttcgaagaggtcatcttattaaGGATCACACAggggaagccatataa